A region of Lycium barbarum isolate Lr01 chromosome 3, ASM1917538v2, whole genome shotgun sequence DNA encodes the following proteins:
- the LOC132634397 gene encoding uncharacterized protein LOC132634397, with protein sequence MDPSKKLLRSGSSSNKIRQIVRLQQLLKKWKKIAAASPSSTHLQLNSSTHVPLVANNTMSTSTNSSTKSINKFLKKTLSFSEKDKDRSDDAVPKGCLAVCVGKEDKEELMKRFVIPMDYLTHQSFQVLLREAEEEFGFQQQGVLKIPCEVSLFEDILKIIHPPSSNKRQQQQPAVPHHDDAFIRSDLSTSTINDDNNIIHNVGCCSPENHQHIMSPQLCS encoded by the coding sequence ATGGATCCATCAAAGAAGCTTCTTAGGTCTGGAAGCTCTTCTAATAAGATCAGACAAATAGTTAGGCTTCAGCAGCTCCTCAAGAAATGGAAGAAGATAGCAGCTGCATCCCCCTCCTCTACCCACCTTCAACTCAATAGCAGTACTCATGTTCCTTTGGTTGCAAATAACACGATGAGTACTAGTACCAACAGTAGCACCAAAAGCATCAATAAGTTCCTCAAGAAAACCCTTTCATTTTCGGAGAAGGACAAAGATAGATCGGATGATGCAGTCCCCAAAGGGTGCCTTGCTGTGTGCGTTGGCAAGGAGGACAAAGAAGAGCTGATGAAGAGATTCGTGATCCCAATGGACTACTTAACCCACCAATCATTCCAAGTCCTCTTGAGAGAAGCCGAAGAAGAGTTTGGTTTCCAACAACAGGGAGTCCTCAAGATTCCTTGTGAAGTCTCTCTCTTTGAGGACATTCTGAAAATCATACACCCGCCTTCTTCTAACAagagacaacaacaacaaccagcaGTTCCTCATCATGATGATGCCTTTATCCGTTCTGATCTATCCACCAGTACtattaatgatgataataatatcATTCACAATGTCGGCTGCTGCTCTCCAGAAAATCACCAACACATCATGTCTCCTCAATTGTGCAGTTGA